The nucleotide sequence TTGATTTTAAACTCATTCCcaattttcttttctcatttcgACGTGGGCTTTACCTAAGGTGTAGTATGCACTCCTTCTTTAAAGACTTGCCCTCCGTCACGTGTGTTACTTACATTATTTTGATGTAAACACCGATGCTAGTAAGTATTTGTCAAATATAGAAGTTTAACTTTTGGgaaacaacataaattccgacagtttggagcttaattataaaaaattctcatatttcgcataattactgaaaattccgattttgggtctgtcgagatgcataattagctcctgatacatccaacgaagatgcatcttttcctttataaagatacataattagctcccgatacatttttttttattttgagtctgtcgagatacataatgcATCCAATATAGATACATTTTTTCGTGTAATCGACATATCTTTTTTCGATTTTGTGtccgtcgagatacataattagctccatgatacatccaatgaagatatatAGTTAGTTGAggtttttgtaattactttataacggtgaaaatttgtgtaaataGGATAATTTAAAGTGTATATTTATGTCATTTTTCCTAAAGTTTTCTAATCTCCTTGCTAAGTTGGGCTTCATATAGCAAACCTCTTGAGTCCACAAAGCCCATGAACCAAAACTTGGTCCAAATCCAAGTGTGTTGTTGTACCTTCATTTAGCCCAAACAACACTAAGTTGTAGCCCAAGAAAGAAAATAGCTAAGTTgatcggactctccaaaaatgttgccgtaCCTGTGTCAGGTCCTTCAAAAATACATTGTTTTGGAGGATCCGGTGACACACACACGTCGACGTTTTTGAAGAGTTCGAACAACATATGAACAATCCGCAAATACAACCTCTTGTAGAAATTCAAGATAAGATTGCGTATATAGGAACCTTCACGGCCCCAACAATTCCCCATGCCCCCATGCAAAGCAAAAACTTTGGTGCACCGATCTGCCGTTTAATCTTATGTAAAGGAAACATTAAAaccaccaacatgggttgtggtgcagtgatGGGActactccacccttaaccagaggtttCGGGTTCGAGCCTAGGGtatggagaaaattctgttgggagcgctacccccttaatgggccctgcaacacacgatccagattagtcggggctccaatgtgGTACCGGACACCAAGTGagaaaccacaaaaaaaaaaaaaaattaaaaccaaacaAAGCTAAAAGAGAAACGGAACATACTTGTAAGTTAAACCCTTCCATATTgttattaataagattaaaagTGTTATTTTTAACAACATTGCCAAATCATATAGGCAATGAACTCAGCCTTGCTGAGTATAATACAAAATGGAAACTTAGAAAACAACATAATGTATATCAAAATGGCTTAGCTATATAAGGGTTGTTAAAGACATTCAATTCTTTCTCCAAATGTTGCACCTCGAAAAATAGTTCATCGAATCCTCAAGAAAGTAGTACGCGTTCAAGGGTTCCAGAGGATGGTAGTCTGGGCGATCATGGAAGTCACTATGTATGGATCCATGTTCGATGCAGGCCTCCTGTCCTCAAAGTATCCCTTACCTTCTTTCTCCGTATCTCTTCCCACACGAATGGATGCACCACGGTTAGCAACGCCCTAGACAATACAAACACATCAAAAATGAGATACAGGGTGTATACACTAAAAAAGGgcaacccggtgcactaaagctattgCTATGCGTGGTgtctggggaagggccccaccacaagggtgtatcatacgcagtcttaccttgtatttctgccagaggctgtttcaaggcttgaacccgtgaccttccggtcacatggcagcaactttaccagttactccaggGCGTATACACTGACAGTATAAAAGACTATATGTAGTTTCATCGTACCCATTTGAACGTGTTGATGTCAGCTGTTTCGTGTCTTCCAGTAAGACGACGCTCGTTGCCTTCACCATATGCTTCAATGTGCTCTTTGTGCCTAAGTCCAAGCTTCTCAATAGCCTTCTTGATAACTTCATACCCTCCCTCTTTCCTCATCGACTTAGTACTGAATAAAAAACATCCgaaattttaatttcaatcatcGCGCAGTTGAATATGAAATGTCATTAGTTATTAGTACTACTCTACCTATAGTTTGTATGAGCGCCCGCTCCATTCCAGTCACCCTGACAATCGACAAGGTAAAAAACCGAGTATTTGAAGGTGAAACTGAAGAAGATACGTATTTGGTTTCAATGAGTATACAAAATTGTGATCATACCGGAATAGGTTTGGGGTCGAATGACACTACAACTCCAGCAATCTCACAAATCCTCTGTATAACAACCAAAAAATCGACACATTTAAGAGAAATGAATTGATATTTAGTCTAAATTTATCGATAACTTGAGCTACATTACCTCAAGAATGTAACGCGCTACCCATAGCTCATCACCTGATGCAATGCCAACCGAAGGTCCAACTTGAAATTCCCACTGCAAAAGTTCAAATAATCGTTCAAACTAAGGCAGAGGCGAATCTAAAGTAGGTTCTGAACTATTGGTACGTATTATGTTAAGACTCGTTCTGAACTCACTGACTCTAGATTCTCGATTTGCCTACCTGTCCGGGCATCACTTCTCCGTTGATACCACTAATGTGAATCCCAGCATAGAGACAGGCTTTGTAATGAGCATCAACAATATCGCGACCAAATGCCTTTCCGGCTCCAATTCCACAGTAGTATGGTCCCTAAAATCGGTCATAAAAATTAGTCGACTTCATCAGAAACCGCCATAGGACAAGGGAAAATCCGAATTCTCCTATGACAAACAACAGTTAAAATGTATAATGAAGTGATCATGTAGTCTTAAAACAAAAGGGAAATTGTTCACATTTTTCTTATACAATGTTCGAACACAACTTAATTGTCCCTTAGGGGACATCTGATAAAATTGGAACGATACATAGAAGATGTTGTAGTCTTATGTTgtttggatcctccaaaaatgttGGTCTAACCGTGTCGGATTAAATATAGTAcctcttttattctattttttttttctttcatgtgaacataaatctaaattaGGTACTAACAACAAATGCTTGAAAACTATGTCGTTCGAAACCTTCAGAAATGCTGTCGCACCCTGATTGGAGGATATCCGATAAGGATAcataagaatttttgaaaaatccgaGCAACATATCTCGAAAAATGTGGGAAAAAAGTTGGGTGAATAAATTTACCTGTGGTCCAGGAAAACCACCAATAGGCCATCCAAGTGGCCAATTAATATCCTTTtggagtaaggtgtattcttgcTCAAGACCATACCTAATTTacacaatttatcaaacaattaAGAAATTTCCAAAATGATATACTAcagcaataacaataacaatatatcCAGTGTAATCCTATCCCTCATTAACGTCGGCGTCGCATGAGTCTGATTAGCCCAAAAGCACACGACCAGGTCCAAGACAAGCACGACTTTCCAAAAtgatatacaacaacaataacaatatattcagtataatcccatttttcattAATGTTGGCATTGCATGAGCTTGACTAGCCCAAAAGCGCACGACCAGGTCCAAGACAAGCACGACTTTCCAAAATGATATCGAGAATAAAGagtaaaacatctagtacccctgaactctgaccaaatttgctacgacacactccaacttcacatggGTCTTATTACTCTCAGAACTTAATTTTAACgcatttttgtcacccttttgagCTGACGAgacaccttttgtcaacctttttagctgacgtgatacTTTTGACGTGgaccccattttatgtaataaaagtgttacgtcagcacaaaaggtgacaaaaatatgctaaaattaagTTCTGGAGGGTAATAACAGCCCTgcgaagttggagtgtgtcgtatcaactttgatcatagttcgggggtactggatgcttatctcgagaataaaaaattctaatttgAACGATAAATTGAATATATCAATATTTACGTAAGCTAATCCGAACACCAtcgtaacaaaaaaaaaaaaattgtgaatacCAAGGTTCCTCAGCAACAACATTAGGATTGCTGAAAATCTTTGCAGCATTGTGCCTCTTGTTTGTTGGAATTGGTTCACCAGCTGGGGTGTAACAATCACATATaacctttaaataaaaaaaaaaaaaagaattaaaaaatgtTAGATACGATTTAACTTATATATACTGATAGCATAAAGAATTTTCATGCTATCTGTGTCTTTTAACATGTTGCAGTCTATGTTgtttggatccttcaaaaatgaTGATACAGTCGTGTCGAATTCTTAAAAATGAACTAGTATAACTTTTGAAGGATCGGACAAAATACTCCGCGCATTCTAggagaattt is from Capsicum annuum cultivar UCD-10X-F1 chromosome 5, UCD10Xv1.1, whole genome shotgun sequence and encodes:
- the LOC107870135 gene encoding glutamine synthetase cytosolic isozyme 1-1, translating into MANLSDLVNLNLSDSTEKIIAEYIWIGGSGMDVRSKARTISGLANDPSKLPKWNYDGSSTGQAPGEDSEVILYPQAIFKDPFRRGNNILVICDCYTPAGEPIPTNKRHNAAKIFSNPNVVAEEPWYGLEQEYTLLQKDINWPLGWPIGGFPGPQGPYYCGIGAGKAFGRDIVDAHYKACLYAGIHISGINGEVMPGQWEFQVGPSVGIASGDELWVARYILERICEIAGVVVSFDPKPIPGDWNGAGAHTNYSTKSMRKEGGYEVIKKAIEKLGLRHKEHIEAYGEGNERRLTGRHETADINTFKWGVANRGASIRVGRDTEKEGKGYFEDRRPASNMDPYIVTSMIAQTTILWNP